The Cyprinus carpio isolate SPL01 chromosome A3, ASM1834038v1, whole genome shotgun sequence genomic interval ATACACATGAAATGAAAGCAATTACTCTTATGAGTGcatatttattcttttaactCAGATCGCACAATGTTTGGGTCCCTCCTCCTTGCCTGTCTGTTTCTACATCTGGTTGTCTCTGTACCTCAACCGCCCTGCCGTCGATGCTGTGACCACCTCCCAGCACTAGATGAAGCTGCAACCCTCAGAGAACGCACACCTGCCATGCCTGAGGTCCGCACATACATCAACATGACCATTCTCAAAGGTACACGAAAGTCTTCAAGAAGTGCTTCAGCTTACATGACGACAAGAAGTTGTGTAGTTAAAAAGCTACACGAGCACAGCTGCTACTTCTGTCGATCTCCATTCTTCGGGAGCAAACCATGTAACACTGTTTATTgcaaaatctaaatcaaaaatgaaaatttgataaaaaatcttataaaattttttttttactctttaggccaaccaagatgtagatgagcttgtttcttcgcTCACCAGcggctcctctgcagtgaatgggtgtcgtcagaatgatattccagctgataaaaacttcacaaaatAATTGGCACAGTagtccacacaactccagtccatcagttaatgtcttgtgaaacgaaaagctgcatgtttgtaagaaacagtcATCATTACATCAGACATTTATAACTTTGAACCATTCCTTGCAGTCctccatccataatattgctttctccagtgaaaaagtttcacctgaatcaggagtgaaatatgcacagatcaagtagcCTACTGTTTgcaaacaaaaacagtccaaaacagatctgaacaaatattttggtggattaTGATacactgaaggaagcattattatggattattgactCGTATTTTGAGCAGAAGTGACAGATCAAAGTTAAAATGTCtcgatgatggatttgtttcttacacatgtgcagcttttcacaagatgttaactgatggtgatgtttttatcagctgtttgggctctcattctgacggcacccattcactacataggatccattgatgagcaagtgatgtaatgctatatttctctaCATTTctaggttgtgggttcaattcccagggaaaacacatactgataaaaataaaaatgtatagtctgaatgcactgtaagtcgcttttagcatctgctgaatgcataattgtaaatgtaaatttctccaaatctgctctgatgaaaaaaaaaaagaaaaaaaaaaaaactcatcttcatcttcatcagggtgagtaaatttccagtttgggtgaactattcctttaaaccacTGCAAGCATCCATAGGATCTGTACATGATGTTTCAGATAACATCAGCACACACTTTAGGGAATATTGAATGTCACTATAGCCAAATTTTGAACCCAGTGATCCTTGTTGGATTTTAGTTTAAACTGTTTCCCAATCTATTGCTTCTCTGGCACAAGTGCTGTGGGATATTGGTTCTGAACTGCAAAATATAATTCAGCTGGAAAATAAGGCAGTCACTGGGCTGAATGATGTGAATATGTGTTTTCAACTGCTCTCTTCCCTTCTGTGAGCCTCAGTTAACCTCTCTTGGCTCAGAAATATCTGCTCCACTGGAGGCCTATACTTGGTGGACAGGAAGTGACAAACCTGGCAGGAAAGGTGCTGATGTGGCTGGAACCACATGAGAGTTGTTTTAATGTGTCTGTGCATGCacatatgtgcatgtgtttgttgcATATACGGGAATGAAGCCTGCAGGAAATTTGGTCTTCGGAAACTTTGAGCTGAAGTCCCAATTAGTGCCAGAATTGTATGAtgacaaaagacaaagaaaaaaaggaacCTGAGATAAATGTCTGAGAatgtcttttttgttattttagaagCTGTGATTTGAGGCTCTGGGAAATTATTTTAGTCTGCCAGAATTTGTGCTTGTGCCTTTTCAGTGAGGATTTACAATACTGAAAAGGCCCAAGTCTTTCATACACCAAGCTTTTATGGTTCATATAGTGTACAGAAGAATACTCAAATTTTATTACACTAAGCAAAATTATTCAATTTGGTGCAGAATCTGATATTTTATCAGCCATAAAGATGTCATTCTGATAGCTTTTATATAAATCAATTAGATGTATAACTTTATAGCAgcctacttacataaaatgcatataaatatcactctatatctcccagtGGATGATATGATGATATCTAAATGCTCAGTTTTAtcatcaaagctctgtagtttttaatatggggaaaaaacatataatgcaatgcaataaaatgatgacatatttgataattacattttaacatgatttttctaaaaaaaaaaaaaaaagatctattaGCAGTCAAGTAAACCTACGTTGATTCAGTCCAGtgagtgttcatcttgaaatatttaaaaataaataaataaataaaggttaattttaaagttacatttactttaaaaaatgtgtacCACAATCTGAAGTGCAacgtttttacaattataataagatattttttgacaGAAGGCATTTATTAGATTGTGAACAACAGGATTTTCAGCAAACTTTTAATAATGTTGATCATATAGAGGCCTAGGAGCTTGTGTATCAGTGATATAGTAGGCTTTCATAGGGTTTCGAGAACTCTTTATAATATCCACCTGAAAAATAAGTTTACTTACTGCTTCTAGTGCTTTTTCCTTCTGCATCTTTCtgccattttcatttaatctcacACCTTGTTGTCTGTTTTAGGTGATAAAGGTGACCGTGGAGAAAGAGGGACACCTGGGAAGCCTGGGATTGAGGGTTCACTGGGACCACGGGGGTCTGAAGGCCCCAAAGGAGATAAGGGACAAGCCGGAGCTCCAGGTGACGCCTGCAAGTCCCAGTATTCTGCTTTCTCAGTGGGCCGACGGAAGTCCCTTCATAGCGTTGACAACTACCAGGCCCTAATCTTTGACACTATCTTCGTGAACTCCCCCGAACACTTTGACATGTTTGCAGGGAAATACCGTTGCCAAATCCCAGGAATCTACTTCTTCAATGTGAACATCCACACGTGGAACTTCAAGGAGACGTACCTGCACATCATGCAGAACAACAGCGAGAAGGCCATCGTCTACGCTCAGCCCAGCGACCGCTCCATCATGCAGAGCCAGAGCATCATGCTGCTTCTGCAGGAGGGCGACGAGGTCTGGGTGCGTCTCTACAAACGTGAGCGCGAGAACGCCATCTATAGCGACGATGTGGACATGTACATCACCTTTAATGGATACCTCGTCAAACCAGAAACTGAGTGAGACCAGAAATGGAGACGGGACATGAAGTTTGAAAATGTGCCAAAACGCTTGATTAGCAGctttaacaaaactgaaaagcATCCAAACATTTCATATTAGATTTctgcagtccaaaaaaaaaaaaaaaaaaaaattcctaatgCAGAGAAGTCTGCTTTTTCTACTTCGGTGTGGGGTCTTGTATGAAGAGAACCGGAAAATTGTGgtcacatttaattatttcacaTTAGAGTTTGGCCAAAAAGTTTCCCAGCTAATGCCTTCTACTGATTGCGATTTCAGCAATCTGATAATATCATTATCATGTGATAAGGACAACAATTTATGAGCCATGACCAAAGAAATCACCACGACGGTTTAACGTTGGGCATCTTTCATTTGGGGCAGCCTACAATTGTTCAGTGCAGACCAGGCATCACAGGgaacgttctcagaactttggctaatgttTTGGCAAGATTCTTTTAAAGTTCTGTAACAATAATAGAACGTCTGAAATTTGAGTGTATTCGAGAACACCCGTAAAATGTCTCGGAGCAAAGGTAAATATGACCGCAACTTAACAGTTCCCAAAAGTCAGTTCAGCTGACAATCGAAACAATTGAACTGTATGCAcagcaaaataaaatgtgtcttCAAGTTTCATCAGATATGTGGTTGGGTGCTGACCAATTTCATGGTGATATCAACAAAAGTGTTTGCCTTCAGGGACCTTTCTGTTTACAGTTGGACGATAAACACTTCTGACCTCCAGATCTTAAGtgaaaccagttgagaaccactgatgcaGCCCAGATATTTAGGTCTGTGTCTAGGCAGGGTCTTCTTAAAGTCCATCAGCAGCATCTGAGAAATGGTAGCTGGTTTATGTTAGTGGTGATAGGATGTTTACATGGCGTGACTGACTGCTTAAACCTGCTGCTGGTCCCTTCAAACATCGACAGACCGCTGGAGTCATTCACTTTGAagcatgtggttgctagggtgttgtaggaCGTCGCTAGGCCATTGCTTACTAGCCCAAGTTGTTAATTCTTTTAATCTGGTTTAAGAAAATGTAATCAGAATCAGCCATTTGTTGGTTTTAAATGGGCCAGGTCCTGAGAAGCTCTGCTTTGAGTGTATATATGGTTGTGTCTGGCTCTGTTTATTGGGGGGAGGGGGCCTTTTTGTTGCTGTTAAACAGGATGTATGTGGCTTTCCTTTTTCAGTAGCAAGAATCCACTTGAGAGAGACTCACATGATAGAAATATAGACAGGGAGAGTGAGATTGAATGTTCTGAAACCACAAGGCACCGATCTCTGCCCCAATCAGTGACTTAAAAGATTCTTCAATAAATCTTAAAACCACTTCAGTCTGGACTGCAGAATCTGGATCTCAGGAATGTAGAGATTCTATAATATTAACAAGTAAAGAAATGgtgctgaggaaaaaaaaaaaaaaatctggttgcATTGTTACCAAGGAATCAGGTGCTAAAAATGATTTGTAAGTTGAACACATCAGGTGCTATTTGTTACATACTTGACAgtcattttaaaaggttttggtTTGTAACTCAATGGTGCTTAATTTTTATGTACTGTGTGGATgtctttgattattttatatgccacaataaaggttttatttcactgatgtcattttgaaaaattgactaACGGAATCCAAATTTTCTTGTAATGTTCCCCttccttaaaaatgaaaattatgaataaaattacactgtttttttttttaacctcaacacatttcaaactttttttttcatccataaaaCATAAGGTTCAAAAAGATTTTGGAAGACTCCGTGCAGGATCTGTATggattacttttttgttgttgttgttcttaccAGTAGAAATCAtcataaactttaaaaaagaaaccattCTGCCTAGCATTTTGTGTTACAGAACAGACCGCATTTTTATTTTCGAGTTAAGTATTATTCCTTTAAACTTGGTTCTATGTGATATTAGCCACAGCTACAGTTTTAAGTGAACGAATGAAGAGAAACTCTTGTGTTATAACACCCTCTAGTGGTGAGAGGGAAATGCATTTCATTATCACAATGCAGATGAAATAATCATACTGATCTTTTATTTAGAAaagatgacttaaaaaaaaaccctgattttaTTTCTcccaataaatacaaattcatacaaaaattGCTTCTTACGTGAATCATTTGTAAAAGCAACTATAAATTTCTCTgcaaaatatttgacaaaaacgaGTAATCAACATTGAGTACAATTATCCACATTATTACAACTGTTCAaccccaaacacaaaaacagacatatGAAAAATACAATTCATTCACATTCTTTTCTAAAACACAATCTGAAATATCAATAATTGCACAGCAATCatcaaacaacagaaaaaaaaacagtgactgCAGTTTTGCAACATCCAGTGTGCTAACATTTGACAGATGAATATCTGAAATGCATGTTTGTCTACTGTCATACACACATAACTTTATGTAAATAAGCAACATCAGTTAAACATCAGTGCACAGCATTCATATTCATATGAACAAACTTCAAATCAAATTATTGAGTCAATTTAAGTGCTATTTGTTATGATTGCTTTAATTATAAACTTCAAGGTTTGATTTCCCTGCTTTCTAAAACTTCCCATATTTGTCTTTGGCTATTTAGGTTTGCTCTCTTTGAATTTCTTTCCTGTTGCTGCTAACTTCACTGGCACATGGTCAGGCTCTTGCAAACCCGGTTCCTGAAAGGATATCTGGTTTCAAAGCACAGTTTGCAAGACCCACATCAGGGATGCTGATGGCTAATGCTTAATGT includes:
- the LOC109057624 gene encoding complement C1q tumor necrosis factor-related protein 6-like, which translates into the protein MFGSLLLACLFLHLVVSVPQPPCRRCCDHLPALDEAATLRERTPAMPEVRTYINMTILKGDKGDRGERGTPGKPGIEGSLGPRGSEGPKGDKGQAGAPGDACKSQYSAFSVGRRKSLHSVDNYQALIFDTIFVNSPEHFDMFAGKYRCQIPGIYFFNVNIHTWNFKETYLHIMQNNSEKAIVYAQPSDRSIMQSQSIMLLLQEGDEVWVRLYKRERENAIYSDDVDMYITFNGYLVKPETE